The segment TAAAATTGGACGATAGAATATATCTGCCTGTATGAGATGTTTCAGGATGTCAATCAGTATCTTCTTCTCCTACTCTCACAAGGATGAGGCACTGCGGGATAAAGTCGCGGAGCATTTGAGTGCTTTGAAGCGGAGTAATGTGATTCAGGAATGGCACGATCGATTGATTCCAGCAGGCAGCGAATGGAAAGATGAAATCGATCGTAACTTGAGAACTGCTGACATTATTTTGCTGTTGGTGAGTGCGTCGTTTCTTAGTTCGGACTATTGTTGGAGTGAGGAGCTGAAACGGGCAATGACCCGGCATGAGACTGGGGAAGCTGTTGTGATTCCTGTAATTCTGTGTCCTTGTGATTGGCAAGATACACCTTTTGCAAAATTGCAGATGTTACCGAAAGATGCGAGAGCAGTAACGTTGTGGAGTAATGAGGATGAAGCGCTAACAGACATAGCTCACGGTATTCGAGGTACTGTACAACGGGTTGCTGAACGGAAGCAACTTGAAACAAAAGCAAGCGATCAAAGAACTGAGCCAACGTTAGAAGCGCCTGAAATTCCTCCAGCTATGCAACCTTCATTAGAGAAACAACCAGAATATGACTCGTTATTTGATTACATGCCATTAGGGAAGATGCTGAAAGCTGGTAAATGGAAGCAAGCTGATCAAGAAACACTCCGAGTGATGCTTCAAACTATGGGAAGGCAGAGAGAGGGTTGGTTGCGTGTGGAAGATGTTCAGAAATTCCCCTGTCTAGATTTGCGAATGATCGATCGCCTGTGGTTGAAATACAGCGACGGGAGATTCGGTTTTAGTACGCAAATAAAAATTTGGCAAGAGTGTGGGAGTCCCACAGATTACACACAGGACTGGTGTACTTTTAGCGCGCGAGTCGGTTGGTACATGGCAGAAGGCTTTATTCTTTATCCTAACTGGGTGTTTATAGCTCCTCAAGGACATTTTCCAAGTTTGGCATTCAAAGGCACAATTTGGCGATGGGGAATGTATTCTCTTGCCCAGAGGCTTGCTAGCTGCGGCACACAACAGTTGTAGCATTTAGTTTTTTAGGCTTCGTATTGTGGAGTGTTTTACTTAATTGCGAGAGGAAGAATTGTCGATTCCTGAGCCGATAACACTTTTTGAACATGAGGAAGTGTGAAATCCAGCGATCACACTTCCTCTATCTTCTAACCGCAGAAGAAATTTTTACAGTTTCTGCCTAGCTGATTAAGCCAAGTTAGGCAGCAAAGAGGTCAGCTATCGTATCGAGAAGCGCTCTTTGCTCCTCGCCAATTTGACCCAGAAATTGAACAAGTCGGGTTTTATCTACTGCTCGAATTTGATCTAGGACAATCTGACCCGCTTTGCCTTGAAACTGACAATCAACTCGAAATGGGAAGTTTCGTCTTACAGAAGTTAATGGAGCTATCAAAACCGTTTTGAGTAAACGATTCATCTCATCGGGAGAGACGATTATACAAGGACGGGTCTTCTGAATTTCAGATCCAACAGTTGGATCTAGCTGAACAAGAAACACATCAAAACGACGAACTACCATTGCCATTCGGTTTCGTCCCATTGAGTTGAGGTTTCATCATCCAGCAAGCCTTCATCCCCAGATTTTGCGATTTCTGCATCGATCGCTGCTTCCCATCCAGCACGAGGATGAGATACAGGACGAATAATCAAGCGATTGCCTTCGACTTCGATTTCAACTTCACTTTGAATGCCACTTTGCTCTAGTAACAGCTTCGGAATCCGAATTCCTTGAGAATTACCAAATTTGACAAGTCGAGTCCGAATTGTTCCACTCATAAATTAAAATCACAATGTATATACATTGTGATTACTCAGAACGAAATTTGTCAATAGTGATGCGGGATGCTTCACATTTCTTCTGTAGAATCCTCACTAGATAAGCTAGAGGAGGTAGAAACTCATGACATTCAATGCTCAAACAGTGACATCCCTGAGTGATACCTTGATCAATTTGGCATCTCAAAATCTGCCGAAAGTGATTTGGGCGATCGTGATTCTACTGGTTACTCGTTGGATCGCAGACGCTATTCGACCGATCGGATTTCGCATACTTAAATATGCAGAGCCAACCCTGCAAAAGTTCCTGATTCAAGTCGCATCGATTATGGTTTGGATTGCGGGAACCGTTGCAGCTTTAAATGCAATCGGGATTCAAACGACAACCGTGATTACGATCATTGGTGCAGCAGGTTTAGCCATTGGTTTAGCTTTGCAAAATAGCTTGTCCCACTTTGCGGCAGGCGTGATGTTAGTTAGCTTTCGACCATTTGAAGTCGGAGACTCGATCGAAGGTGCAGGTGTCGCAGGCATGGTTGATAGTATTGGATTGTTTTCGACGACGATCGTGTCGCCTGATAATGTCCGCATTACCGTGCCCAATAGCAATTTATTTAGTGGAACTCTGAAGAATAATACGATTATGGGAACGCGGCGAGTCGATTTGCAGATTAATATTGGTCATCGCGAAATTGACTCGACCATGACGCATCTGTTATCGCTGGTACAACCTCATCCCCTCGTATTGCGCGAACCCCGTCCAACTTGTCACGTCGAGAGCATTACACCTGACGCAACAATTTTGTATTTACGTCCCTGGTGCGCTGCGATTCATCACGAACAAGTGCGATCGGAGATTTTACAACTCGTTCAAGAAGCACTTCAATCCATCCCCGCCAA is part of the Leptolyngbya boryana PCC 6306 genome and harbors:
- a CDS encoding GUN4 domain-containing protein, whose amino-acid sequence is MSISIFFSYSHKDEALRDKVAEHLSALKRSNVIQEWHDRLIPAGSEWKDEIDRNLRTADIILLLVSASFLSSDYCWSEELKRAMTRHETGEAVVIPVILCPCDWQDTPFAKLQMLPKDARAVTLWSNEDEALTDIAHGIRGTVQRVAERKQLETKASDQRTEPTLEAPEIPPAMQPSLEKQPEYDSLFDYMPLGKMLKAGKWKQADQETLRVMLQTMGRQREGWLRVEDVQKFPCLDLRMIDRLWLKYSDGRFGFSTQIKIWQECGSPTDYTQDWCTFSARVGWYMAEGFILYPNWVFIAPQGHFPSLAFKGTIWRWGMYSLAQRLASCGTQQL
- a CDS encoding type II toxin-antitoxin system PemK/MazF family toxin, encoding MAMVVRRFDVFLVQLDPTVGSEIQKTRPCIIVSPDEMNRLLKTVLIAPLTSVRRNFPFRVDCQFQGKAGQIVLDQIRAVDKTRLVQFLGQIGEEQRALLDTIADLFAA
- a CDS encoding AbrB/MazE/SpoVT family DNA-binding domain-containing protein; this translates as MSGTIRTRLVKFGNSQGIRIPKLLLEQSGIQSEVEIEVEGNRLIIRPVSHPRAGWEAAIDAEIAKSGDEGLLDDETSTQWDETEWQW
- a CDS encoding mechanosensitive ion channel family protein yields the protein MTFNAQTVTSLSDTLINLASQNLPKVIWAIVILLVTRWIADAIRPIGFRILKYAEPTLQKFLIQVASIMVWIAGTVAALNAIGIQTTTVITIIGAAGLAIGLALQNSLSHFAAGVMLVSFRPFEVGDSIEGAGVAGMVDSIGLFSTTIVSPDNVRITVPNSNLFSGTLKNNTIMGTRRVDLQINIGHREIDSTMTHLLSLVQPHPLVLREPRPTCHVESITPDATILYLRPWCAAIHHEQVRSEILQLVQEALQSIPAKQAAQSGT